Genomic DNA from Paenibacillus sp. KS-LC4:
GCTGCTGCATCGTAGCCCTAATCGCCGGATGCAAAATGGCTTCTAGCTGCCCTAGCTTCGCTTTGTTATTAAATACGATTTGGCCGAGCGCTGCCCGATCAAGTGTACCGTTCTTATGTAACACAGCTTGTCCGAACGCAGAGGCGACCGCCGCTAGAGCGGGCTCCCCTGGCAAAACAACTTCTCTTGCTACCTGATCGGCATCCACCAGCAGCGCTCCGAGCTCCACTAATAGCTGGGCAACGGTGCTTTTTCCAGTAGCAATGCCGCCGGTTAATCCGATCCTCATGCCCTTCCACCTCATCCTTACAGCAGCTTTGATATTCCAATCATTATAAGCAGAATGCCTGGCAGTACCGCAAGCGCCTGCATGCCCCTCCAATGTGAGAAGCGAAAGCCGAAGCTAATGCCCCCTAGCAAAAATAATGCACTAGCCGCAGCGATTACAATCGCTGTCAGCAAGGCAGGCAATCCAATCATCGCAGCCCCGATTCCCGCACCGAAGGCATCGAGTGACAGCGCTACGCCGAGCATGATCGCCTCAGAGGCGGATATAGTGCCCGACTTATCGACGTCCGCAGCCTGCGGCGCTCGCAAAATCTGAATGACAAGCCCAATGCGCTTTAGCTCAACCATGACAACAAGCACCGGATGGCTGGCCTCCGCCGCTGCTGCGGAGATCCCCGAAGCTGTGGAGGCTGCTTCTGCTTCCTGCTCAGCGGTCGCAGCGGTCATCTCTGCACCAAGCAGACCTGAGCGCTCCTCTGGCAACAGGAGGCTATTACGAGAAGCTGCGGATGCATGGTCCGCATCCACCTTCTTGCTTTCATGACGATTACGCCGCAGCTGGAGCAGCGCCCAGCAGCCAATGCCCATCAGCACGATGGCGCCAATCAGGCTTGCCGCGCCTGGCGACAAATATTTTGCAATAACACTGCCTAGCTGCATCGACAATAAAATGATTAAGCCTGAGCAGCAAGCGATAATTAGCACAGACAGCAACGGAATGCGAATACGGCGCAAACCATACGTTATGCCAACGCCGAAGCCGTCCACGCTCACAGCAAAAGCGAGCACGATCAACGAAACCAGATGCAAAGCCAACCCTCGTCACT
This window encodes:
- a CDS encoding MntP/YtaF family protein, with product MALHLVSLIVLAFAVSVDGFGVGITYGLRRIRIPLLSVLIIACCSGLIILLSMQLGSVIAKYLSPGAASLIGAIVLMGIGCWALLQLRRNRHESKKVDADHASAASRNSLLLPEERSGLLGAEMTAATAEQEAEAASTASGISAAAAEASHPVLVVMVELKRIGLVIQILRAPQAADVDKSGTISASEAIMLGVALSLDAFGAGIGAAMIGLPALLTAIVIAAASALFLLGGISFGFRFSHWRGMQALAVLPGILLIMIGISKLL